The window aataagggttctcaaaatgaTCCTTCAAAGGTGAAGGAATATGTATCAATATGGTATGTTAATACGAGACACGTTCACATGATTATAGTATATTCGTTGAAAATGTGACGTGTGATAAGCATTGTAAATGCAGGCTCATTCCTGAAAGTAAatgttgaaatatatatatgataaaaatTATGCATAAGAATGTGCTTATGCATGGTTGgataaataccacaactcacctctaaggaaggtttgagagaaataaagataatgaatattacaATATGGTTACGTGAATAtctcattggtcgcgtacatgtgatacgccaaatatAATTTTGACATAACTTATAAAcattattaaaggcaaaattaaagcaataaaTGATTTTGTTTATGAAGATtctgaccatgacaatttattatgatataagttTCTCTGTaaaggagacatttaccatatgaatatcttgtagtacaaaagttgttaagagctccggaaaaactaatttgttactactaggatgaataaaattatttatgacattgatattgtaaagtctcaaaagaaactttttgagttgcaaatgtataagtcaaagtgattgtcatattgagacaataaataaaaagaagattgaatatcttctctataatcataccgggtaaatatgaaaggttacccgattttatttttatttgtactacacaaatataagcatgatgcttGAATCAtgtgccacaagtaaactagaggtttactaaaaaaaatattagttggcataaccggttgaccatcccggttcaattatgatgcaaaaaaattaattgagaattacattggcatatattgaagaatataagttttttcaagaattctcttgtgttgcttattctcatgatataccagttaaggttgggattgtaTCCCTTGATTTTTAGaacaaataaaaggtgataaatatatgggcccagtcacctgccatgtggattgtttactattatatgattttaatagatgcatctattctatggtcatatgtgcatttgttatcaacttgcagtttggtttttgcaaggttgcttgctcaaattattagagcacagttccagaatataaattatgatgatttatcttaataatatTGGTTTAAATctaagttggtttagcagaaattatatgcctccaattatagctaaatcattggctatgagaacaaaactctcaAAAACGAAATTTTGTATGAGAAGTATTATTAATATAcagcagcacttgtacgcatctagccaagttatgaaaatttctccctatcacaatcggttcagggtcaggaaccaaataatttctatatagaaatatggatgtgctatataatttaattattccaccacaatgcacaaagatgtattcccaaagaaggttgagaaatgtgttggtgatcccaacattaggggaAAAAATGGGCAGCTGAGGAAGTGATacatgaaatgaattattatgaatacatatagatcctcgtataagaaaatatgaacttaaagttcaagttcaagtgataattcatttacaaattattgtcAGACGCATTTGTTGACctaaagctaaatgtcatatttcagctgctaatgctccaaatagaataaagtccatgagggacagagtctatgccacgcatgaagcgtaacagaccaatcggttccaaagataaaactccttgaagaaggagaggggcaaatattcaaaatggtcataataaggaggtaagtgctctagaagagcactacgacataacacttcataagacctcatgggagaggctcaggtacctgaaaataatgagataaagaaacatcaataagttatgtctttattaggTAATAATGGAACCTACATAAagtgatcgtcgacgatattgttaatataatgtagcgctcaatattattaatattgacgaggatcttgagctcaaatctgtcataaaatttggacagataaatgattggccaaaataaaataaaatatacgcaatcaagattgatttcacctgaaaaatgtgaagttggatgatagtcccaacacctaaaagtataaagccagtggaggtataaatgtgttcttgtgcgaagaaagacaagtcgatagacataaagacgacttgtgtcacaagaagatttgtaaatatcctggcattgattatatagagacatgttctcttgtggtggatgtagtcatttcaggttttaatctggcaatacataaaaaacttgatatgcgtataatggaaatcattgaaggatttaaattgttctgaagcatattatggttcccaaaaaatttattaaataaagcttcaataatccttatacggattgaaacaatcagggcacatgtggtataatcgcccgagaaaatacttgttgaaagaaagggtacaagaataattcaatttgtccttgtaaaAGGATCCGGATTTGCATTTGTTATAATcgctgtgtatgttgatgattcaaatatcattagaactcTCGGGGAGCTTCATAAAGCAGTATActgtttaaagaaaaaaattaaaatgaaagattttAGAAAGATAAAATTTCATCTtagtctacaaattgagtatatgaaagatgaaatttttgtccatcaatcaacatacactgaaaatattttaaagcgattctatatggataaagtacGTCCATTGAGTACCCTGACGGTTGTgtgatcacttgatataaataaagGTTCATTCCGACCTCATAAAAATAATGAAGAACTTCTTgatcctgaagtaccatatcttagtgcaattgatgcactaatgtatcttgctaacactacaaggcgtgatataactttttcagttaatgtcttagcaagatatagctctgctcctacaaggagacattggaatgaaatcaaacacatattgtgtTATCTAAAAAAGGACTACCgatgtgggcttattttatggcaatgagtGCAATTCCGATCATGTTGATTATGCCGATGCGGGGTATTTATATGATacacacaaggcttgatctcaaacatgctatgtATTTATATGTGGAGGTATTGTCATATCTtagcgatcgactaagcaatcaatcgtggctacttcatctaatcatgctgagataattgttattcatgaagaaagtcgagaatgtgtatggctgaggtctataatacatcttattcgagccAAAAATGATTTGAAGTGttacaaactacccacaattttgtatgaagacaacaCATCATgaatagcccaattaaagggaggattcataaaaaggagttaggacaaatcacatttcaccaaagttattttccATACATGATCTTTAAAAGAATGGTGATATGAATGTGCAACAGATTctttcaagtgataatatggctgatttgttcaccaaatctctgccgacgtcaaccttcaagaaactagtgtacaagattgggatgtgaatgatcaaggatgtgaattgatgtttttatcagggggagttaatacacgttgtactctttttcccttacaaggttttgtccctctgagttttccttgcaaggtttttaacgaggcaatcaaaaggcgtatttctaaacatgtgtactctttttccttcactaggattttttttcccatagggttttttcctagtaggttttaacgagacacattatctttggacatccaagggggagtgttatgataaataccacattatggtggatgtttactcttcttccatgatcttcatctcaaatgcttaatgacatattcaatgacatattttgtatgttcaatgacatattttcttcactttttatgcctatataaaggtcttataatagataggaaaatacacacaattgaagaagaaaatctcttccttctctctatctccatttcttgttcatgttttactaaattgcttatatttcttgttcatgtttacTAAAtcgcttttattttataacaagatAGTTATTTTTCTAAAGCAAACGGTGATTTTCCGGTTCTATAGAGAAAATAGAACATGCATTTTCCGGCTCTTTTTATGGAAATTTCTTTTCAGAAAGTTTATGCACTTCCAGCACACTTATGTTGTTCCTTATTTATAGTAACTAAAAGATTAtgagtatatatattatataccttacaaacacacacatatatatatatataattcagctctttttttttggaatttttcccCGACGAAAAGTGTGGAAATAGAAGGGTATTTTCTCCTTATTTATAGGAACATAAATGTCCTGAGCAGGAAACCTATTTGAGAAATAAattatatacttatatatatagaaACTGAAAAGATTTTTAACAAAATTATTACTTCTTATAgttttaacattgaatatatatatatatatatatatatatatatatatatatatatatatatatatatatatatatatatatatatatatatatatatatatatatatatatgtgtgtgtgtgtgtgtgtgtgtgtgtgtgtgtgtgtgtgtgtgtgcaaaCAAATCTTTTATCAAACATACTCTAAGGCATATTGAGTGTGAGATTATAGCACATTCGAGAACATGAGAAACGGCACAACATTTTCTCGCTTGAATTATTTATTCAAGATGAAAAGATGCATGCTTTTTTATCTATCgttatttttttcaatatttcgACTAGAATCTTCATCTTTTTATTTGTATTAGAGAATTTGGAGGTTCAAGTTGTGTTGTCTTTTCATCAAGTAATGTGTGTACTAAAAATTTTAGCTCCGCTGCCGCGCGTGTGTAAGTGTTTCTGTGTTTGAAATAGAATTAAAAGAGTTTTACTGGGTTTTCACGTTTTTTCCTTTTAGTTCaaacaaaaaaattgtaaaaaaatattttaacaagaACCGCTAGAGGACAAATAAATAACCTAGATACTGATTATACTAGAAGAAGAATAAAGGAAGATTGAAAGTAACGGCAAAAATAGAAAGGTTTGTGACTTTGTGTGATGGAGTCAATCGATAATTGTATGGTTTCACTAAATCATGGTGCTTAATTTTTGATGGACTACAAGCTGATGTAAGAATTAAGGCTTCTTATATTTGGAGACGACATTCTTAATCTAAAAATGTCCTCTATCGCAAATTAAATTTTTAGACACAGTAAATCATTTTTGTAGACTAATTATGCTAGAACGTAGTATGAACTTAGTAATTTTTACTCAAACcctatattttatatatatatatatatatatatatatatatgtcaaagatgtttagaTTTGTAAATGAAGATATATGCCTActtaattattttcttgctaattgCAGATAGTTTTCTCAACATACTTTTTCCACCTCTCAGAAGAATTAAAAAATCGTCAGTTACTAACTATATGAGAATGAATTCGGCATAAACAAGACAGTTGTGGTAGCATACAACATTGTTTCCAAATGAGTGAATATGCAGCTTATACTATTCAGATGTTACATTGATACCATGTATTGCAGACTTATTCCTTAATCATTATAGATTATAAACTATCATGTCAAATAATAAACCAGCAAGGTCTTTTCTTTTTCCGTGCTCCTTTAATCTTGTGTTCTTATATTATGTGGTTTTCATTCAATTCGTGTGTTTTCTATTCCGTATATTTCAAATggcaattttattatttatttattgggtGATAAAAGCTAATTTGAGATGTATTTAACCATGCATAGTTCTTGCTGCTGTTGCTAAAAAAGATGATATCTGCTTTAAAGACCTTTATCAAGAGGAGTATATCGGAGATTGGAGCATCTGTTACACAAGTTGTTTACGATGCACAACTCACTAGCAACAAGATCAAGAGAGTGCTCAAACTAGAGGAAAATTCATGAGTTGCTGACTTTAAATGAGATATATTTACTCAAATGCATATAGCAAGTAGTAATTTTTTGTATGAACCAGATATTTTAATTCCGTATATGCCATTACTGGTATGAAATAGTTTCTAATGACATCTTATCCTCATGAAATTAACAGGATATGTCAACTGAGGCAGAATAAAGAAGGCTATGCaaatcttttaaaaacaatataaTGCATCTTAGTAATGTTTTTATGGATCAATTCACCTTTTCAAATCATTGCCAACATAGCAGCTATAACATGGAGATGGTTGATCCATTGTTGCACAGTCGGCTATAACATGGAGACTATACAAAAACTTCACTGTTTGGCAGTAAAGATGGAATGTAACATTCACAAATTAATCTCTACGGGATACAGTGTAGATCGTTTTTTAGAATTATGGTTacaataaaaaattataattttacatGATTAGCTTCTTTTAATATTGTtggcgcatcgcgcgggtactaatactagtatataGATAAAGGTTACTTTTTATACAAATATATTAAACCTTGAACACCCTTCGTAAAACTTCTGACTTCGCCACTGAACACaaggcctaagggctatcttCCAAAGTCTCTTTTCACCTTGTTCCGAAAAATtctgtgttatatatatatttatcgaTAACTCTTAATCCAAAAGGGGGAAAAAACTGCATAAATATACACAGATGCTTGGACTTTTCATAGAGATTAAGATAAACTGTAATTTTAAGACTATCTAAGCTTTATTGTTCAATTTTCTTCTACtcctttaaaaaaaaatctgataTATTCGATATTttgagaaaaaggaagaaacaggAGTTCTGGCTTCAAGAGGAATGCACATACAAGAGCTAGCATGGTATTGTATTTATGGacattattaattattaaacaTCAATATCACCATTTTGGAATTATCATAATTACAATAACTCTAAACGACAATGACATTGCACCAACAATAACTTACGATTACGATCGGCTCATAGCTTCATTCAAATATTATTTGTTTTTAGTAATCATAACATGTTATACCATCACAATTCGAGGCCACAGAAGGAAGTCCAAGTTCGTATATAGTAGtagcaattattgataaaatgaCTAGAGCTTAAGAAAATGTTTAGGCCATTATCACTTTATGTACTAAAGGatgaagaaaataataaataaacaaataaataaaaaggcaGCATAGTGCACAAGGTATCCCTAGTTCATgaagggtccggggaagggccgcaccttaaggggtgtgatgtagacaacttACCCTAATGAAAGTATTAATAACTGCTTCTACGCCCGAGCCCGTAACCTATAGGTTACTTAGAGACAAACTTCCCCTTCAGGACGAAGAAATTTCAAACATGAATATATAGAGATATTTTGAATATCTAAATAAATTCTTGACCGGACGCTTAAATTTGAAAATCAAAGCACCCAAAAGCCTACGTGGCACCTTCCAAATAGATGtcttggaagggcaacgtaaggcaaGACAACTAACTTCAGTGCAATTACTTTCCACCAACCGAAGATAACCTCCTTACACTAGACTAATATCAAGACCATATATAGTGACCAAACGAGAGAATTGAATGAAAGCTTGGAGCAGAAATCACCAGCTAAGGAAGCATACGATTGAAAACTTTAAAATGAGTGCATAGGAGAAATTGCATGCGATTTAAAGAAGGTGGAGCTCTCTAAATTACATTTACATAATCTCATAATTGTACATGATACTCCTAATTACAAGAGATCATAAACAGAAAACGCGTATGGTACACGAGCGTTTTGGCTAGCAGTTTACGCGAAAAGAATATGATACAAACGAGCATTTTGACTAGCAGTCTACACAtcataaattcaaaaagaagtgaaaatcGCAACAACATCCCCTGACTAAATAACTAGACTTCCAAAAAGAGTAATAATTCATCAAATATTCAGTAGATATCTTAGCCGCTACCTTACGATGAAATTAGATAACCAAGCTTCTGAAACAAAGCTAGCAACTAGATTATCGTTGAATCCTTCTAGATTTGTTCCTTGTATTTGAGGAAATATGTTCATCTCCTACCTCGACTGTACTGGACTGCGAACTACTGTTTTTAGAAAACTGTGTGGCAGCCGCTCGAGCACCAGCTATTGCAGCAGCAAGATTTTCAGATCGATTTACCTCGGATGTACTGGAACTATTAAGGAAAGAAGCAAGTGATCCTGGTTTCAAAGAGAAAGGATCCCGTGGATTTGGAAGGGGAAATTTCACTGGGAGTGGGGGCGCAATGGGAGAAATACCTCGGATTGCAGCTTCATATATCTTGaagaaaaaaattcgaaaaaagaaagaagaacagATTAAAGAGGCAACAGCAAAATGAGCTTAAATGAGACaatcaaatttctcaatttctTAATACCTTTCTTTCCAAGTTATAAACGCCTTGGAACCCTCGCATCTCAAATGGTACGATAAGTTTCTGCAcgaattaaaaggaaaaaaaatgattcTTTTGCTGGAAATAATACGAACGAAACAAATAAAGCCTCCCAAAATAAACCAAAGTACCTGTGGTTGCTCACAAAGCCAGCAAAACTTTGTTTGCCCTTCTAGCCTCACCTGTAAGCAAAACATATCAAATAAGAAAAACAGATAACAAAAGCAAGATCAAAATATTTGAGAAATGATCTGAATCAGTGCATATGAACTAGGAGATTTTTAAAGCTTACCCCTTCTGGAATTTGATCCCAGCTGACTAGCTCTTCACATGTGACACACCCAACTACTTCAACACAACCTATGCAAAGCAAAAGTTTCAAAAAGTTTTTACAATGTTCATCTCGGACGATAACATATTGAAGAAAACAGAAGTGTGATCATAGTTTACGCCAAAATGCAGATTAAGAAAGTGAATTACAAATCTTTTAGGAGAACCAAGAACTGAGACGGGGAAGATATCTGCCAAATTCTGATTTATCCAGTTATCATTGGTGAACTTAGTATGACATAGGCAAGAAAGAATCACGGACATGCATTTCATGATGGAGACTAGATACCACATAGATTCATAAATTAAAAGATGAAGAATTGATATACGTCATCCAAATCACCTTCAGAAATTAGCActtaagttgctcggactcgggtgcgggTGTCTGATACGGGTGCAGATCTAGAGGTCAGATCTTACatgatctaaattttaagattcggaGGTTACGGGTGCGGGttcggctaaaaataatttaaatatctaaaaatagagttataactTATAAAACTATGTATACATTATGAGACACTATGTGAAAACTTACATTGTATTCTGAAAAGGAGAATATTGATCAAGATGAGAATACAGGAAGGAGATAATAAGGAAAAGGACTGATAGAGAAATTTCTATGTACAAGGTatccattttcttcaatttcacccTAGTTTTTGTTTTGATTTAAGAAATCGTTGTATTTGTCCCGAATTTCTCTGTCGGttttggtcaaagtacccaaaatcaaTTGACCATATCCGGTACGGATCCCACACTCACACCCATGTTGTGTCGACACGAGTGCAACACCAAAAATGTCAAAAAGCAGCTTCTAAGGCAGGAGTAAATAACGACACCCAAAGGATTAGACAGTAGAAAAACTGGAACTAATTGACACGATCAAGTTCAGGCCATAATATGCTGTCAATAAGTTTGTACCCCTCAAAACATGAATTCTAAATAGGACATTGATACAGCACTTCGTTGATCTATTCAAGCAAATATGATATCATAAATATAGGAAACCCGATCCAACTCTTTATTCGACTCGAAGAAATTTTAGTTGAAAACCAgaactaaaaaaattaattagctAGCAAAACTATGTGGTAAAGAACTTGTCACCTAGAAGTCTTGAGACTGGATAATGCTCCGGAAACTTGAGATCTGTTACGCCATTCACTGCATAGATTTCCCTGTAGAAGTCCTCCATTGCTTTTATAGTCTCTGGTTCTGGGATCTTACTAGCAGCATGAATCCAAAGTCGACCTTCatgaaaggaaaaaaacaaaCATTATAATTAGATCACAAGGAATTGAAGAGGTTACTTTTTACACATTCTCGAGTCAAATAGACCAAATTACTGGTGAAGAATTACAAGGATGTAGGTCATGGAATAGGTACCTAAAAGAATAAGGCTAATTTTTACACATTTTCAAATCAGAGACCAAACATAGGTCATGAAGTAGGATTCTGTTGTTCAATCTGAACAATTGTTGCGCACTTCTTAACAGTATAATTTTGGCTCAATTACCTactattttcaaatttcaatatCACAAAACATTGTCCAATATTTTAGATAAACGCTGTACTTGGATCACAATGTAGCATTTTTACCAACTGAAATCATTcaaaacatttttatttttcccaggcacatttcttcccttttctttggCAAAGATGAAAACAAGATAGAATCATGGGTGGCTTTTCGAAGAAATAAGTATCTACAGAACATATTTTAGTGTGGAAAACTCATAAACAGCCTACGCATTATGTTTAATATGATGCCTTAGTGAAAATTTAATCCATATTTCCAATAATTTAGAAGTCATGTTTCCGGAGAATACGCCATCATGAGGAATACATCCATTTGAATATGACAATGTGCACATTACACGGATATGGCTTTGCAACCTATACACCACAACACCACTAGCTTCTAGAATGCTTATCGATCAAATTACTTGTGAgctatttaataattaaatcaccAAGACAGTGCACATTACACGGATATGGCTTTGCAACCTATACACCACAACACCACTAGCTTCTAGAATGCTTATCGATCAAATTACTTGTGAgctatttaataattaaatcaccAAGACAGTGCACATTACACGGATATATTGAGAAAACATAGCATCCTTTAGCTATGTAGGGAGCTCAAAAGTTTTAACATTCATCTATTTTGTGTAAAACTTTTATACAAAGGGAGAAACATGTTCTTCTATCCTCAAACCACCTATTGTTTCTCCCGTTCCAAACCACCCAAATTATACAAAGGGAAGACCTACTGGTCTACTAAACCATTAGTACTTTCTAAAATCTATAAGCTGAAGACAACCTAAATAAATAAACGTTTCATCCCTCTACTAAACTCGACTTTCAGGGTAAGGTATGTTAAGAGAGGCATAGCCATTGAAGGAGCAAAGAGAACAGAGGAAGGAAGAAGAGAGTAATTGAGCAAAGCTTGGAAAATATCAAATCCATTTCTTCATGTACTgtacatgtgtatatatatacatcatttaACCACTAACTACCTAATAATATATTAGTTGTTGACAG of the Nicotiana tabacum cultivar K326 chromosome 7, ASM71507v2, whole genome shotgun sequence genome contains:
- the LOC107762643 gene encoding uncharacterized protein LOC107762643, translating into MGSRNRGDVNYRNPCLTMHQPWASLLVYGIKRIEGRSWSAPIRGRLWIHAASKIPEPETIKAMEDFYREIYAVNGVTDLKFPEHYPVSRLLGCVEVVGCVTCEELVSWDQIPEGVRLEGQTKFCWLCEQPQKLIVPFEMRGFQGVYNLERKIYEAAIRGISPIAPPLPVKFPLPNPRDPFSLKPGSLASFLNSSSTSEVNRSENLAAAIAGARAAATQFSKNSSSQSSTVEVGDEHISSNTRNKSRRIQR